The genomic DNA gtattcttccattccatgtcACAATGTGCTTACAACCAGGGACAGACATCCAACATACTTTTCAGTTTTGCTTAATGGAAAAAatgtccttggggcacctgggtggctcagtcagttaagagacttcagcttaggtcatgatctcacagttcctgggtttgagccccacgtcgggatctgtgctgacagctaagagcctggagcctgcttcggattctgtgtctccctctctctctctctctctgcccctcctcagctcaagctctgtctctctctctcaaaaaaaaaaaaaaaaaaaaaaaaagataataaacaaataagtgttaaaaatagtaaaaatatccttttttatgaactaatttcttttgaaattgctTTTCATTGCCTCTTCTAATGTTTGATCCTGGAACTGTAAGGTTATAGGTACAGGAAGCAAAATTGTAGGGGGGGGTCACTAAGGATAGTAGTGAGTGGTACCACTCCCATTTCAACCTTTGGATTCCTGGACCTGTGAATcctggttctgggagaactggtaCCATATACTAGATGCTAAATGAGagcatatatagcctttatttaTGATCTTTATTGAAAATGTCCAAGAAGAGAAagacactaaaaacaaacaaaatattttttattgtaactTCTTCAACTACAGACAATATAcgtcattcttaattttttaaaatttaatgtgaaatttaatgtaaatttaatatGAACAATACAATTAATTGATAAACCAATTTTTTTGAAACACTCTTTTCATTGcctcttttacatctttgttccTTAAACTGTAGATAATGGGATTCAGCATGGGAATCACAATGCTGTAAAACATTGACACTATCATGTCATGGTCCAGAGCATAGCTGGAACTTGGTCTCACATACATGAAGAGGATGGTTCCATGATATATTGACACTCCAGTTAGGTGAGAGCCACATGTAGAAAAGACTTTCCGCCTCCCTGCAGCAGAATGAATTTTCAGAATGGCCAACAGAATGAAACCATACGAGATCAGAACTGTCAGGATAGTGACGATCTCAATGGAGCCCACAAGGTAGGAGAGCAGGAGCTGGTTTGTGTGAGTGTCCGAACAAGAAATGGCGAGGAGAGGAGGGATGTCACAAAAGACATGCCTAATTTCATTGGATGCGCAGAAGGACAGGCTGAATGTGGCCACGGTGTGTACGGAAGCATGCAAAATGCCACCCACGTAGGAAGCAACGATGAGCGGCACATAGACTCTGGGTGACATGCTCACTGAGTACAGGAGAGGGTTGTAGATGGCGACATAGCGGTCATATGCCATTGCAGCCAAGAGAAAGCATTCTGTGGTCCCAAAGGTAACAGCCAGAAACATCTGTGTTGCACATCCAAGGaatgaaatgattttattctttgacATGAAATCTACTAACATATTTGGAGTAATAACTGAGGAAAAACAAGCATCCACAGATGATAACACACTTAGAAAATAGTACATGGGATTGTGGAGCCGGGAATCCCCAATGACCAATGAAACTAAAACCAAATTCCCCATCATAGTAAAGAGGTAGATTGCTAGAAACAGGAAGAATAAGATTGTCTGCAGCTCAAGCTTATCTGTGAAACCCTTCAGTACAAATATGGTGACTTCCGTGTCATTCTTCATGTCGATACCTCATGGAACAAACTTGAAGATATTAATACAATTGTAATTCATATTAATATGATAAAAGTAGCCATTCGTGTGACTCATGGAAAGTGAACTCTGTCCTCGTATTTATTTCTTGGCaatgaataatatcccattagtTGATGAGGAGACAGTGACAGGACGGTGGATCAAAGGTTGAATGCACTCACTGTAGAATTAAACGGAAGATTGGAGATTTTACTCACCGGCTCAACTTAGGTCATTTCTAAAACTGAGGCCAAATGGGTGATTTACAACTGATTTCTATTAGCTGTTTTCCTATTAAAGCACAGTGCACTGCTATGTATGTTTTTCTTATAACATAAAAACGGAAGATAGTATATCAATGAACACAACATTGGAATTCACATCAGAATTCTAAACGTTTCAGCAAGTGTGTAAAATGATTTGCTATAATCTACTCACCTATAGCATTATGACATTAATATTTCTCTCAAAACATTGGAacaaatattgaagaaaatgtgttaatgaaattaaatgttcaaattaatttaaaacagagAATATACTAAATTAGGTTAGTTTGACAGGTTAACAGCCAATTGGATAGTAATATTTTAGAGGTTTAAATCTAAAAGCTTTCTAACTCCCTTAAGTTATTTTGAACAGAACAAACCAAGACTGTTTTCAAGAATATGGACCATGATTGGATATAAAATTCTATGACAACATGTGTTTCATTCAATGtgtttttgaaatacatattattCTTTGCAAGATAAATATTTGGTCATTTGTATGGGTTTTGGAGGTCTACATTATTGATAATgtatgtttttctattctttcagaattctatgtttaaaatgaaagaattataataaaaaaataggaaatctgtttttctttcagtatatTACACTTGATTATATAATGTTGATTTGTGATTCAGTGAATGAATAACTaggtaattattatataaaagtaacaaattcagaaaatcagtaattaaaaatgtaacaaaaatctTTGCACCTAGACATTAcacttaatatttaaaagaagaaatagtagcAAGAAATGAAAGCTAGAAGATGTAGAAAAAAACTTTTCAGGCATAGTGTCATGGTTAATCAAACTAGGAGTGAAAGTATTAGCTGAACCTGAATTCAAAGTTCCATTATTTGCCCATAATATAACAATAGTTGGAGAATAGGTTTTATTCAAATTattacacttaaattttttt from Panthera tigris isolate Pti1 chromosome D1, P.tigris_Pti1_mat1.1, whole genome shotgun sequence includes the following:
- the LOC102954013 gene encoding olfactory receptor 5T2-like is translated as MKNDTEVTIFVLKGFTDKLELQTILFFLFLAIYLFTMMGNLVLVSLVIGDSRLHNPMYYFLSVLSSVDACFSSVITPNMLVDFMSKNKIISFLGCATQMFLAVTFGTTECFLLAAMAYDRYVAIYNPLLYSVSMSPRVYVPLIVASYVGGILHASVHTVATFSLSFCASNEIRHVFCDIPPLLAISCSDTHTNQLLLSYLVGSIEIVTILTVLISYGFILLAILKIHSAAGRRKVFSTCGSHLTGVSIYHGTILFMYVRPSSSYALDHDMIVSMFYSIVIPMLNPIIYSLRNKDVKEAMKRVFQKNWFIN